One Streptomyces umbrinus genomic window, GAGTTCGACGAGTTCGCGCAGCACCGCTCGACGGACTTCGGCCTGGAGAACAACCGCCCGTACGGCGACGGGGTCGTGACCGGCTACGGCACGGTGGACGGGCGCCCGGTCGCCGTGTTCTCCCAGGACTTCACGGTCTTCGGCGGCGCGCTCGGCGAGGTCTACGGCCAGAAGATCATGAAGGTGATGGACTTCGCGCTGAAGACCGGCTGTCCGGTCATCGGCATCAACGACTCGGGCGGCGCCCGTATCCAGGAGGGCGTCTCGGCGCTCGGCATGTACGGCGAGATCTTCCGCCGCAACACCCACGCCTCGGGTGTCATCCCGCAGATCAGCCTGGTCGTCGGCCCGTGCGCGGGCGGTGCGGTCTACTCCCCCGCGATCACCGACTTCACGGTGATGGTCGACCAGACCTCGCACATGTTCATCACAGGACCCGACGTCATCAAGACGGTCACCGGCGAGGACGTCGGCTTCGAGGAGCTGGGCGGCGCGCGCACGCACAACGCGGTGTCGGGCGTGGCCCATCACATGGCGGGCGACGAGAAGGACGCGATCGAGTACGTCAAGTCGCTGCTGTCCTACCTCCCGTCGAACAACCTCAGCGAGCCGCCCGCCTTCCCGGAGGAGGCGGACCTGGCCCTGACCGACGAGGACCGCGAGCTCGACACGCTGATCCCGGACAGCGCGAACCAGCCGTACGACATGCACACGGTGATCGAACACGTCCTGGACGACGCCGAGTTCTTCGAGACCCAGCCGCTGTTCGCGCCGAACATCCTCACCGGCTTCGGCCGGGTCGAGGGCCACCCGGTGGGCATCGTCGCCAACCAGCCGATGCAGTTCGCGGGCTGCCTCGACATCGACGCGAGCGAGAAGGCGGCCCGCTTCGTCCGCACCTGCGACGCCTTCAACGTCCCCGTCATCACGTTCGTGGACGTCCCCGGCTTCCTCCCGGGCGTGGACCAGGAGCACTACGGCATCATCCGCCGCGGCGCGAAGCTGATCTACGCCTACGCGGAGGCCACCGTCCCGCTGATCACGGTCATCACCCGCAAGGCCTTCGGCGGCGCGTACGACGTCATGGGCTCCAAGCACCTGGGTGCCGACCTCAACCTCGCCTGGCCGACCGCCCAGATCGCCGTGATGGGCGCGCAGGGCGCGGTGAACATCCTGCACCGCCGCACCATCGCCGCGGCCCCCGCCGACGAGCAGGAGGCCACCCGGGCCCGCCTGATCCAGGAGTACGAGGACACGCTCCTCAACCCCTACACGGCTGCCGAGCGCGGGTACATCGACGGTGTGATCCTGCCGTCCGACACCCGCTCCCACGTCGTACGCGGCCTGCGGTCGCTGCGGTCCAAGCGGGAGTCCCTGCCGCCGAAGAAGCACGGCAACATCCCCCTGTAGGACGCCGGTCGAGAGCAGACGAGTCGAGAGCGGGAACGTTCATGATCAAGGTCGTAAGGGGCAACCCGACCCCCGAGGAGCTGGCCGCCGCACTGGCGGTGGTCCAGGCCCGCGCCGCGGCGGCGGCAACATCCCCGCCCGGTGCGACACAGGAACGCCCGGCATGGTCCGACCCGTCCCGGGTGGCCCAGAGGCGCCTGCCAACACCGGGGCCACGAACATGGGCCCGCACCTTCTGGCCCGGTTAGACGGCCGCGCCCCTTCAGGGGCGCGGGGAACTGCGCGATCAACCCCCACCGGGCCGCGGTCAAAGAACCACAGCAACGGCTTCGGCCATCACCGCGTACCCGGCATCATTCGGGTGCAGGTGATCGCCGAAGTCGTACGCACCGCACAGCACATCCGGCGAGTCAGGATCCCCCAGCGCCCGGTGGAGATCGACAACCGCGTCGTACTCCCCCGAGCACCGAATCCACTCGTTCACCTCATGACTCACCTTCGCCGCCCGCTCCCCCCAGTGATCGGACCCGCCGAAGGGAAGCAGGGTCGCCCCCACGGCCCGAACCCCCCGCTCCCGAGCAAGCCGTATCAACTCCCGGTGCCCCGCGACGAGTTCACCCACCTCCACAAGCGGCGCGGGCCGATACGTCGGCTGCTCGTCCGTCTCGCTGAAGCCGATGTCGTTGAGCCCCAGCAGAACGACGAGCGTGTCGACGCCCGCGAGCGCGAACACGTCCCGCTCCACGCGCCGGACGCCCTTCTCCCCGTACCAGGCCGAGTCGTTGAGCAGCAGGTTCCCGCCGATGCCCGCGTTGAGGACGGGCCGCCCCGTGCGCTCGGCGAGGGCGTCGGACCAGCGCCGGTTCGCACCGGGCGTGGACCCGAACCCGTCGGTGATCGAGTCGCCGAACAGGGCCACGGCGTCCGTACGTCCCGCTGAGACGTCGACGCCGGACAGGAAGTACCAGGACTCGCTGACCTCTTCGAAGGCCTCGCCCCCGGTGTCCTCCAGGAGGTCGCCCGCACCCCGGTAGCTGGTGGCGAAGGCCTGCGCATGGAAGGTGGCGGGCCCGGTGACGGCGTCCAGATGGAGGGTGACCGTCACGGATTCGCCTGACTCCAGGGCGAGTTCGGCCGCGTCGCCGATGATCTCCCCGCGCGCCGGCACTGCGACGGAGTCGGACCCCGCGAAGGTGAGCCGTCGGACCGAGTCCGTTCGCACGGCGGCTCCGCGGGCCGTACGGGCGACCGTCGCGCCCGCGATCCGGAGCGGCGAGGTCCCGTACGCGTTCGAGAGGCGGATACGGATCCGGTCGCCGCCCGCGCCGAGGCGGACGACCTGACGCAGGGACTGACGCCAGAAGCCCTCCTGCGACCAGTTGGGCGTGAAGCCCGTGCTGGGCAGCTGGGGCGAGGCGGTCCAGGCGGTGGTGAACACGGCACATCCCTCCCTGAGAGGATCAGGACCCGCTCCCTAATGGAATCAGAGTCCCTTTAGTGATGCCCGGAACAGTAGCAGGGAGGCGGGCCCTAATGGAACCCCAGAACCTTTTACTCAAAATGAGTACGCGTACTCAGGCGCCCGCGCCCGCGGCGGAGTCACGATCGTTTACATGCTGTGGTCCGACCCGGAGAACGAGCCGCCCAAGGAACTGCGCGACATGCAGGACATGTTGCGGCGACTGGGCGTTCTCCTCGCGCTGGCCGCGGTGCTCGCGATGATCGTGCTCGGCGTGATGTGAGCCGCCCCGGCCCCGCCGATACCCTGGCCGCATGACTGATCAGCCACGCCGCCGACTCGTCCTCGCCTCCCAGTCCCCCGCCCGGCTCGGACTGCTGCGGCAGGCCGGACTCGCCCCCGAGGTCATCGTCAGCGGGGTCGACGAGGACGCCGTGACCGCCCCGACCCCCGCCGAACTGGCACTCGCGCTGGCCGAGGCGAAGGCGTCCGTGGTGGCGGCGAGGCCGGAGGTCAAGGGTGCCCTGGTGATCGGCTGCGACTCGGTGCTCGACCTGGACGGCGAGGCGCTCGGCAAGCCCGCCGACGCCGAGGAGGCGACCGCGCGCTGGAAGGCGATGCGCGGCCGCGCGGGCACACTCCAGACCGGGCACTGCGTATGGGACACGACGGCCGGGCGCCACACCTCGGGGGTCGCCTCCACCGTGGTCCGCTTCGGCGAGCCGAGCGACGCCGAGATCGCCGCGTACGTCGCCTCGGGCGAGCCCCTCCATGTCGCGGGGGCGTTCACGCTCGACGGCCGCTCCGCCCCGTTCATCGACGGCATCGACGGCGACCACGGCAACGTCATCGGGATCTCGCTGCCGTTGGTACGCCGTCTGCTGGCCGAACTGGGCGTCGGCATCACGGAGTTGTGGACCCCGCGCGAGAAGTGACGCGCGGGGCGGGACGAGCGGTCGGGCAGTAAGAGGGAGTAAGGCCGTCAGGAAGCCGAGGGCGCCGGAGGCGGGATGACAGGCGTCCCGCCTCCGCCCCCGTTACCGCCACTCTCGGCGCCGCCGCCCGTCGTACCGCCGTCCGGCTTGGCGTCGTCCGGCCCGGCATCGGAGACGGTGCCCTCGCGACGGTCGTACGTCATGAAGATGAGCACGATCAGCCCGAGCACCACCATCATGAAGGCGAACGCGCCCCAGCCCACCAGGCCCACCGTGAACGCGCCGAGCAGGGCGTGCACCACCGCGGCGCTGAACAGCAGGATGCGGCCGACGCCGGCGGGGGCGCGGTCGCGCAGGGCCACGCGCAGCGCGACGACCCCGCAGAGCGCGAAGTAGAGGCCGAAGAGCAGGCCGGCGACTTTCGAGGACGTGGACATCACGTCCGAGTCGAGCCCCGCCAGGGACATGTCCTGCCGGTCTACGACGATCCCCATGAACCAGTTGACCAACGCGATGCCTATCGCTTCCGCGAAGAGGACGATCGCGGTCACCCATGCCACCGGTCTGCGCACCACCGGTCCCCACCCACTTCCGACTGCCGCTCGACCAAAACTGCTGTTACCTCAAGTACTCCCACCAGCCGCCCGACCACCGCCCCTCAACGGGGCCCTTCGGGCCACAGGCTTTCTTCAGCAGCCTGCACGCTACTAACGGGTAAACCGCGGGACAAGGGATCTACGGAGGGCAAAGATTCGTTGGGCCATTCGTAGGGACTCCACAAAGAAACGGAGTGGGGCGCAGCACGCTCTCACAGAGACCTTGGCCACATCGGAGGGCTAGGGTTCTTGGGAAGCCCCCTGCGTACCGCGGTGCGACAAGGGATTTCGCGGACGAGCGGGCCTCGTATCACGCTCCGTGTGGGCAAGCTCACCACCGGGGACGGGTCGATACGTCGTGTCGGCAGTCCCTAAACTCGGCTTGTTTCAAGGAGAGGGAGCCAACGTGCGCAAGGTGTTGATCGCCAACCGTGGCGAAATCGCTGTTCGTGTCGCCCGGGCGTGCCGAGACGCCGGTATCGCGAGCGTGGCGGTGTACGCCGAGCCGGACCGGGACGCACTGCATGTGCGGGCCGCGGACGAGGCGTTCGCGCTGGGCGGTGACACCCCCGCGACCAGCTACCTCGACATGGCCAAGGTGCTGCAGGCCGCCAAGGACTCCGGCGCGGACGCCATCCACCCCGGCTACGGCTTCCTTTCCGAGAACGCCGACTTCGCCCAGGCCGTCCTGGACGCCGGGCTGATCTGGATCGGCCCGCCGCCGCAGGCGATTCGCGACCTGGGTGACAAGGTCGCCGCCCGGCACATCGCGCAGCGCGCCGGTGCCCCGCTGGTGGCCGGCACCCCGGACCCGGTGTCGGGCGCCGAGGAGGTCGTGGCCTTCGCCGAGCAGCACGGCCTGCCGATCGCCATCAAGGCGGCCTTCGGCGGCGGGGGTCGCGGCCTGAAGGTCGCCCGCACCCTGGAAGAAGTCCCCGAGCTGTACGACTCGGCCGTCCGCGAGGCGGTGGCCGCCTTCGGGCGCGGCGAGTGCTTCGTGGAGCGCTACCTCGACAAGCCGCGGCACGTGGAGACCCAGTGCCTGGCCGACAGCCACGGCAACGTGGTCGTCGTGTCGACGCGTGACTGCTCGCTGCAGCGCCGGCACCAGAAGCTGGTCGAGGAGGCGCCCGCACCGTTCCTCTCCGACGAGCAGGTCGCCGAGCTGTACTCCTCCTCGAAGGCCATCCTCAAGGAGGCCGGTTACGTCGGCGCCGGCACCGTCGAGTTCCTGGTCGGCACGGACGGCACGATCTCCTTCCTGGAGGTCAACACCCGTCTGCAGGTGGAGCACCCGGTGACCGAGGAGGTCGCCGGAATCGACCTGGTCCGCGAGATGTTCCGCATCGCCGACGGCGAGGAGCTCGGCTACGGCGACCCGGAACTGCGCGGCCACTCCTTCGAGTTCCGCATCAACGGCGAGGACCCGGGCCGCAACTTCCTGCCCGCCCCCGGCACGGTGACGGTGTTCGCCCCGCCGTCGGGTCCGGGTGTGCGGCTGGACGCGGGCGTGGAGAGCGGTTCGGTCATCGGCCCGGCCTGGGACTCCCTGCTCGCCAAGCTGATCGTCACCGGCGCCACCCGCGAGCAGGCCCTGCAGCGGGCCGCCCGCGCGCTGGCCGAGTTCAACGTCGAGGGCATGGCGACCGCGATCCCCTTCCACCGCGCGGTGGTGAAGGACCCGGCGTTCGCCCCCGAACTGACCGGCTCCGCCGACCCGTTCACGGTCCACACCCGCTGGATCGAGACCGAGTTCGTCAACGAGATCAAGCCGTTCGCGGCTCCCGCGGACACCGAGGTGGAGGACGAGCCGGGCCGCGAGACGGTCGTCGTCGAGGTCGGCGGCAAGCGCCTGGAAGTCTCCCTGCCGGTCTCCCTGGGCATGTCCCTGGCCCGTACGGGCCTCGCGGCCGGTGCCAAGCCCAAGCGCCGCGCGGCCAAGAAGTCCGGCCCGGCCGCCTCCGGCGACACCCTCGCCTCCCCCATGCAGGGCACCATCGTCAAGGTCGCCGTCGAGGAGGGCCAGGAGGTCAAGGAAGGCGACCTCGTCGTCGTCCTGGAAGCCATGAAGATGGAACAGCCCCTCAACGCCCACCGCTCCGGCACCGTCAAGGCCCTGTCCGCCGAAGTCGGCGCCTCCGTCACCTCCGGCGCCCTCATCTGCGAGATCAAGGACTGACCACCTCCTCGGCTCCTGAGTCGCGTCAGGGGGCGGGTGGTTCGCCCATGTCCGGTCTGCGAGCCCGGTGGGGGCTGGTCGCGCAGTTCCCCGCGCCCCTTGGGGGGTGGCGGCCGGTTCGCATAGTGCGGGTCGACGTGAGTTCCGCAGGCCGAGGCGCCCGGCAGACAGGCTTAGCCTGTCTGCCGGGCGCCTCGGCCTTTCAAGGGGCGCGGGGAACTGCGCGACCAGCCACACACGACCCGCAGCCCCGGAACAACAGCAATCGGGCAGACGAGCAGGGCTTCGGACAGCCACATCCCGGCCTGCGCTCACAAGAGAGGCGAGGGTGAATCACATGGCCAAGCCGCCGCCAGGCACCCGCATGCGAGCCGACGCACGCCGCAACCACGACCGGCTGGTCTCCGAAGCGCGGACCACGTTCGCGGAGTTCGGCGCGGACGC contains:
- a CDS encoding acyl-CoA carboxylase subunit beta; this translates as MSEPEQQHEIDIHTTAGKLADLRRRIDEATHAGSARAVEKQHAKGKLTARERIELLLDEGSFVEFDEFAQHRSTDFGLENNRPYGDGVVTGYGTVDGRPVAVFSQDFTVFGGALGEVYGQKIMKVMDFALKTGCPVIGINDSGGARIQEGVSALGMYGEIFRRNTHASGVIPQISLVVGPCAGGAVYSPAITDFTVMVDQTSHMFITGPDVIKTVTGEDVGFEELGGARTHNAVSGVAHHMAGDEKDAIEYVKSLLSYLPSNNLSEPPAFPEEADLALTDEDRELDTLIPDSANQPYDMHTVIEHVLDDAEFFETQPLFAPNILTGFGRVEGHPVGIVANQPMQFAGCLDIDASEKAARFVRTCDAFNVPVITFVDVPGFLPGVDQEHYGIIRRGAKLIYAYAEATVPLITVITRKAFGGAYDVMGSKHLGADLNLAWPTAQIAVMGAQGAVNILHRRTIAAAPADEQEATRARLIQEYEDTLLNPYTAAERGYIDGVILPSDTRSHVVRGLRSLRSKRESLPPKKHGNIPL
- a CDS encoding acyl-CoA carboxylase epsilon subunit; amino-acid sequence: MIKVVRGNPTPEELAAALAVVQARAAAAATSPPGATQERPAWSDPSRVAQRRLPTPGPRTWARTFWPG
- a CDS encoding SGNH/GDSL hydrolase family protein; translated protein: MFTTAWTASPQLPSTGFTPNWSQEGFWRQSLRQVVRLGAGGDRIRIRLSNAYGTSPLRIAGATVARTARGAAVRTDSVRRLTFAGSDSVAVPARGEIIGDAAELALESGESVTVTLHLDAVTGPATFHAQAFATSYRGAGDLLEDTGGEAFEEVSESWYFLSGVDVSAGRTDAVALFGDSITDGFGSTPGANRRWSDALAERTGRPVLNAGIGGNLLLNDSAWYGEKGVRRVERDVFALAGVDTLVVLLGLNDIGFSETDEQPTYRPAPLVEVGELVAGHRELIRLARERGVRAVGATLLPFGGSDHWGERAAKVSHEVNEWIRCSGEYDAVVDLHRALGDPDSPDVLCGAYDFGDHLHPNDAGYAVMAEAVAVVL
- the mmpB gene encoding morphogenic membrane protein MmpB, translating into MLWSDPENEPPKELRDMQDMLRRLGVLLALAAVLAMIVLGVM
- a CDS encoding Maf family protein, giving the protein MTDQPRRRLVLASQSPARLGLLRQAGLAPEVIVSGVDEDAVTAPTPAELALALAEAKASVVAARPEVKGALVIGCDSVLDLDGEALGKPADAEEATARWKAMRGRAGTLQTGHCVWDTTAGRHTSGVASTVVRFGEPSDAEIAAYVASGEPLHVAGAFTLDGRSAPFIDGIDGDHGNVIGISLPLVRRLLAELGVGITELWTPREK
- a CDS encoding acetyl/propionyl/methylcrotonyl-CoA carboxylase subunit alpha — protein: MRKVLIANRGEIAVRVARACRDAGIASVAVYAEPDRDALHVRAADEAFALGGDTPATSYLDMAKVLQAAKDSGADAIHPGYGFLSENADFAQAVLDAGLIWIGPPPQAIRDLGDKVAARHIAQRAGAPLVAGTPDPVSGAEEVVAFAEQHGLPIAIKAAFGGGGRGLKVARTLEEVPELYDSAVREAVAAFGRGECFVERYLDKPRHVETQCLADSHGNVVVVSTRDCSLQRRHQKLVEEAPAPFLSDEQVAELYSSSKAILKEAGYVGAGTVEFLVGTDGTISFLEVNTRLQVEHPVTEEVAGIDLVREMFRIADGEELGYGDPELRGHSFEFRINGEDPGRNFLPAPGTVTVFAPPSGPGVRLDAGVESGSVIGPAWDSLLAKLIVTGATREQALQRAARALAEFNVEGMATAIPFHRAVVKDPAFAPELTGSADPFTVHTRWIETEFVNEIKPFAAPADTEVEDEPGRETVVVEVGGKRLEVSLPVSLGMSLARTGLAAGAKPKRRAAKKSGPAASGDTLASPMQGTIVKVAVEEGQEVKEGDLVVVLEAMKMEQPLNAHRSGTVKALSAEVGASVTSGALICEIKD